In Fibrobacter sp., a genomic segment contains:
- a CDS encoding lipid-A-disaccharide synthase has protein sequence MHKPFVLFCAGEDSGDVLGESLVREAIRLGFRARGVGGCRMQAVGLDAVDDYEALPVSGFLDIVPQVFRLKRILAHLEGLLKSEDCVAIVCIDYPGFNMKLVRLAERLGKPALYVAPPQVWAWKRGRAKRLRTARLAVLFDFERRVYEKLGCNAQCLRHPFPRVTGTNSNADLLLLPGSRKSQSLRNLPFFAAVASQWHSATSGRAVVLASRESLVEPFTRAIRKAFGQRVPEWISVEVPPLDALARATKLTEYSYALSAPGSASLELARSGVPLVVAGVIEPLTYFIGSRFVKTEFFALPNILLQRGVVPEFFFTRGKACKKVNVTAVAAELCKCNTETSRAIADTLDETFVNAKSSEALMLEFLGEFVERDAH, from the coding sequence ATGCATAAACCCTTTGTCCTTTTCTGTGCGGGCGAGGATTCCGGCGATGTGCTGGGAGAATCCCTTGTGCGGGAGGCGATTCGCTTGGGGTTCAGGGCCCGCGGTGTCGGCGGGTGCCGGATGCAGGCGGTGGGTCTCGATGCCGTTGACGATTATGAGGCGCTGCCTGTATCGGGCTTTCTCGATATCGTGCCGCAGGTGTTTCGCCTAAAGCGCATCTTAGCGCATCTCGAAGGCTTGCTGAAGAGCGAAGACTGCGTTGCTATAGTCTGCATCGATTACCCCGGATTCAACATGAAGCTCGTGCGGCTTGCGGAACGCCTGGGCAAGCCCGCCTTGTATGTGGCGCCCCCGCAGGTCTGGGCCTGGAAGCGCGGTCGGGCCAAGCGTTTGCGTACGGCCCGCCTCGCAGTGCTGTTCGATTTTGAACGCAGGGTCTACGAGAAACTGGGCTGCAATGCGCAGTGCCTTCGCCATCCGTTCCCGCGGGTCACCGGAACCAATTCGAACGCAGACCTGTTGCTCCTTCCCGGCAGCCGCAAGTCTCAGTCCCTCCGCAACCTCCCGTTCTTTGCCGCCGTTGCATCGCAGTGGCATTCCGCGACGTCGGGCCGTGCAGTCGTGCTTGCCTCGCGCGAATCTCTTGTCGAACCCTTCACTCGGGCTATTCGCAAGGCCTTCGGGCAGCGTGTTCCCGAATGGATCTCGGTCGAGGTCCCGCCTCTGGATGCGCTTGCCCGCGCGACCAAGCTCACGGAGTATTCCTACGCGCTTTCGGCTCCGGGGTCCGCTTCCCTCGAACTGGCGCGCTCCGGTGTGCCGCTTGTGGTCGCGGGCGTGATTGAGCCTCTTACGTATTTCATCGGGAGCCGCTTCGTGAAGACGGAATTCTTTGCGCTCCCGAACATCCTGCTTCAGCGCGGGGTCGTTCCCGAATTCTTCTTTACGCGCGGGAAAGCCTGCAAAAAGGTGAACGTCACCGCGGTTGCTGCGGAACTCTGCAAGTGCAATACAGAAACATCCAGGGCGATTGCGGATACCCTGGATGAGACGTTCGTGAATGCGAAAAGCTCCGAAGCTCTAATGCTTGAATTTCTTGGCGAGTTCGTCGAGCGTGATGCGCATTAG
- the gmd gene encoding GDP-mannose 4,6-dehydratase codes for MKRALITGITGQDGSYLAELLLEKGYEVFGLVRRKSKLDFNNAEHLKGKVEFIFGDMTDSASLLRAMEIAKPDEIYNLAAQSFVTTSWETPLSTADINAIGVTKLLEAVRLCKPDTRVYQASTSEMFGKVQAIPQNESTPFYPRSPYGVSKLYGHWITKNYRESYGMFACSGILFNHESERRGAEFVTRKITIAVAKIKAGLQDVLELGNMDASRDWGHSADYVRAMWLMLQQPTADDFVIATGKTHKVREFVLLAFKAAGMDIEFHGEGEKEYATLKGTDKVVVKVNPQFFRPAEVDLLIGDASKAKKVLGWEPEISYEQLVQRMVESDMKLLAEGKI; via the coding sequence ATGAAACGTGCACTTATTACAGGGATTACCGGCCAGGACGGTTCCTATTTGGCAGAATTGCTTCTCGAAAAAGGGTATGAAGTCTTCGGGCTCGTACGCCGCAAAAGCAAACTCGACTTTAACAACGCAGAACACCTCAAGGGAAAGGTGGAATTCATTTTCGGCGACATGACCGATTCCGCATCGCTCCTGCGAGCCATGGAAATTGCGAAACCCGATGAAATTTACAACCTTGCGGCCCAGTCCTTCGTGACGACCTCCTGGGAAACTCCGCTTTCTACAGCAGACATCAACGCCATCGGCGTGACCAAACTTCTGGAAGCAGTCCGACTTTGCAAGCCGGACACCCGCGTTTACCAAGCATCTACCAGCGAAATGTTCGGCAAGGTGCAGGCCATCCCGCAAAACGAGTCGACCCCGTTCTACCCGCGCAGCCCTTACGGCGTTTCCAAGCTTTACGGCCACTGGATTACCAAGAACTACCGTGAAAGTTACGGCATGTTCGCCTGCTCGGGCATCCTGTTCAACCACGAATCGGAACGTCGCGGCGCAGAATTCGTTACAAGGAAGATTACCATCGCCGTAGCCAAGATCAAAGCTGGCCTGCAGGACGTGCTCGAACTGGGCAACATGGATGCAAGCCGCGACTGGGGCCACAGCGCCGACTACGTGCGCGCCATGTGGCTCATGCTTCAGCAGCCCACGGCAGACGATTTCGTCATCGCCACCGGCAAGACGCACAAGGTCCGCGAATTTGTATTGCTCGCATTCAAGGCCGCCGGCATGGACATCGAATTCCACGGCGAAGGCGAAAAGGAATACGCCACCCTCAAGGGCACCGACAAGGTGGTCGTGAAGGTGAACCCGCAGTTCTTCCGCCCCGCCGAAGTCGACCTGCTTATCGGCGATGCCAGCAAGGCCAAGAAAGTTCTCGGCTGGGAACCGGAAATCAGCTACGAACAGCTGGTGCAGCGCATGGTCGAAAGCGATATGAAACTTCTCGCCGAAGGCAAGATTTAA
- a CDS encoding glycosyltransferase family 1 protein: MVSRSGIGTCIQHWLRDVGYSIALGDPKDLDAYKDSVPTQIPFVSGIYGYKEQLKFPYCKLRKAKPDVLHIPHCNVPLFYRGKMMVTVHDLTHLVYPEFLPMKLAHLYFKFIFWFICKRANRILVDSENTKQDLLRFYKADAKKMTVVPLGYGKEFVRKPKEEIEYLYGKYNIPRDKKIILYVGNLLPHKNLNGLLEGFARMQGREGCRLVLVGKAFDGRTQDTREKDLGIEGLTIHAGMVSQEDLVNFYNLADLFVLPSLYEGFGLPVLEAFACGTPVACSNTSSLPEVGGNVAKYFDPKDAESIARTLDDSIDDKGKYDQEILDWVSKFTWESSARQIREIATELAAK, from the coding sequence ATGGTAAGCAGGTCCGGAATCGGCACCTGCATTCAACACTGGCTGCGCGATGTGGGCTACAGCATCGCACTTGGCGACCCGAAAGATCTTGATGCCTACAAAGATTCCGTTCCGACGCAGATTCCTTTTGTCAGCGGCATTTACGGCTACAAGGAACAACTGAAGTTCCCGTACTGCAAACTGCGGAAAGCAAAGCCAGATGTTTTGCACATCCCGCACTGCAACGTGCCCCTTTTCTACCGCGGGAAGATGATGGTGACGGTCCACGACCTCACCCACCTGGTATACCCTGAATTCCTGCCGATGAAACTTGCGCACCTGTACTTCAAGTTCATCTTCTGGTTTATCTGCAAGCGCGCAAACCGCATTCTCGTAGATTCCGAAAACACCAAGCAGGACTTGCTCCGGTTCTACAAGGCCGACGCCAAAAAGATGACCGTCGTCCCGCTGGGCTACGGAAAAGAATTCGTCCGCAAGCCTAAAGAAGAAATTGAATACCTGTACGGCAAGTACAACATACCCCGCGACAAGAAGATTATCCTGTACGTCGGGAACTTGTTGCCTCACAAGAACCTGAACGGGCTCTTGGAAGGTTTCGCCCGCATGCAAGGGCGCGAAGGCTGCCGCCTCGTGCTTGTCGGGAAGGCGTTCGATGGGCGCACGCAAGACACCCGCGAAAAAGATTTGGGAATCGAAGGCCTCACCATTCACGCCGGCATGGTAAGCCAAGAAGACCTCGTAAACTTCTACAACCTGGCCGACCTGTTCGTGCTGCCCTCCCTTTACGAAGGATTCGGGCTCCCCGTACTCGAGGCCTTTGCCTGCGGCACGCCCGTAGCCTGCTCCAATACATCGTCGCTACCCGAAGTCGGCGGCAACGTGGCAAAGTATTTCGATCCGAAGGATGCCGAAAGTATCGCCCGCACATTGGACGATTCCATTGACGACAAGGGCAAGTACGATCAAGAAATTCTCGACTGGGTGAGCAAATTTACCTGGGAATCGAGCGCACGGCAAATTCGAGAAATCGCAACGGAACTTGCAGCAAAATAA
- a CDS encoding LamG-like jellyroll fold domain-containing protein, which yields MVNNMAQNDSSIFKLSVWEGVDALGISGYFRAAAEKGFYTYDPYVRNGLRCEAPALSMDDHTLFFDELETIYQEGKLVDGVCGKAVSLADGQVAPLGVNLIDSMKVGTVEFWFKPGPQFYDKSARTLLGNDGSRIHFFYKNGELIFQKNHHNQHYFVQAAAELDSGWNLIAGQWGDGYMSLWLNGKLVVKKEHTLGYAPAMRGIPYENLFVIGYKSNCCMEGVGQYQGMTTAGAFDQFRISNIARYEIDDTADVIDDTADVDTVVIQETDEDTVSLWQYFSNFGVSSYFDNAQLPTTSTYTLNVCVAPALAMDDSTVFMDELETVYREGTLVDGVCGKALSLKDGEVAPLGINMIDSMKAGTVEFWFRPGEDFKNKSVRTILGNDESRMHIMYKDGELVFQKNHADKHYFVKGAASFNDDWNLIAAQWGDGYMSIWLNGKKVASAEHNFDYVPSTRSKLLGNLLIIGFKSSCCMEGVGVRSALTASGAYDQLRISNVPRYKVSFDQEFIGETDTLTVDEDDDSCSVGLSLSTFQDSLDANAVGIEMFMEKLCVTDTVPQLITDLGELATFGLTLRNGDVVAENLAAGQVHYGCIDLTNPSVPKMKLTSCVNLAPGEYRFTVAVEGKMAYYKFRIAGEIEE from the coding sequence ATGGTCAATAACATGGCACAAAACGACAGCAGCATCTTCAAGCTATCGGTGTGGGAAGGCGTGGATGCCTTGGGAATTTCGGGCTACTTCCGAGCTGCGGCAGAAAAGGGCTTTTACACGTACGATCCGTATGTGCGCAATGGCCTGCGCTGTGAGGCACCGGCATTGTCGATGGACGACCATACGCTGTTCTTTGATGAATTGGAAACCATTTACCAAGAAGGGAAACTGGTAGATGGTGTTTGCGGAAAGGCAGTTTCTTTGGCCGATGGTCAGGTGGCGCCTCTCGGTGTGAATTTAATCGATTCCATGAAGGTGGGTACGGTTGAATTCTGGTTCAAGCCGGGCCCGCAGTTCTATGATAAGAGCGCTCGTACCCTCTTGGGTAACGACGGTTCTCGAATTCACTTCTTCTACAAGAATGGAGAGTTGATTTTCCAGAAGAACCATCACAACCAGCATTATTTTGTTCAAGCCGCCGCCGAATTGGATAGTGGCTGGAACTTGATTGCCGGTCAGTGGGGCGATGGCTACATGAGCTTGTGGCTGAACGGTAAACTGGTGGTCAAGAAGGAACATACTTTGGGCTATGCTCCTGCCATGCGCGGCATTCCCTACGAAAACCTCTTCGTGATTGGCTACAAGTCCAACTGCTGCATGGAGGGCGTTGGTCAGTACCAAGGCATGACGACTGCGGGCGCATTTGACCAGTTCCGCATTTCGAACATCGCGCGCTATGAAATTGACGATACGGCGGATGTAATTGACGATACGGCGGATGTCGATACCGTTGTAATTCAGGAAACCGACGAAGACACCGTGTCTCTTTGGCAGTACTTCTCCAATTTCGGTGTTAGTTCGTATTTTGACAACGCTCAGCTTCCTACAACTTCGACTTACACTTTGAACGTCTGTGTAGCGCCTGCACTTGCCATGGATGACAGCACGGTGTTTATGGACGAACTTGAAACGGTTTACCGTGAAGGAACTTTGGTGGATGGTGTCTGCGGAAAGGCGCTTTCCCTCAAGGATGGTGAAGTTGCCCCGCTCGGCATCAATATGATTGATTCCATGAAGGCGGGTACGGTAGAATTCTGGTTCCGTCCGGGCGAAGACTTCAAAAATAAGTCTGTCCGTACGATTCTGGGCAATGACGAATCCCGCATGCACATCATGTACAAAGATGGTGAACTGGTATTCCAGAAAAACCACGCTGACAAGCATTACTTCGTTAAGGGTGCTGCATCGTTCAATGACGACTGGAACCTTATCGCTGCCCAGTGGGGTGATGGTTATATGAGCATCTGGTTGAACGGAAAGAAGGTTGCTAGTGCTGAACATAATTTTGACTATGTTCCGTCTACGCGCTCCAAACTCCTTGGAAACCTGCTGATTATCGGCTTTAAGTCCAGTTGCTGCATGGAAGGAGTCGGAGTGCGTAGTGCTTTGACTGCATCCGGTGCGTACGACCAGCTCAGAATTTCTAATGTCCCGCGCTACAAAGTGTCCTTTGATCAAGAATTCATTGGCGAAACGGATACGCTAACTGTTGACGAAGATGACGATAGTTGCAGTGTAGGCCTTTCGTTGAGTACGTTCCAGGATTCCTTGGATGCTAATGCTGTCGGAATAGAAATGTTCATGGAAAAGCTGTGCGTTACGGATACTGTGCCGCAACTCATCACGGATTTGGGAGAACTCGCTACCTTCGGCTTGACTTTGCGTAATGGCGATGTCGTTGCAGAGAATCTCGCCGCAGGGCAGGTCCATTATGGCTGTATTGATTTGACCAATCCGTCAGTACCCAAGATGAAACTGACGTCTTGCGTAAATCTCGCCCCTGGTGAATACAGGTTTACCGTTGCCGTCGAAGGCAAAATGGCGTATTATAAATTTAGGATTGCCGGCGAAATTGAAGAATAA
- a CDS encoding GDP-mannose 4,6-dehydratase encodes MNTVVIGAKGFVGGYLVKELASAGHEVTAVDIPEVNLLDRECIDGRLQNAKPDYVVNLAAISSVGASWKDPASTIQVNVVGTINLLDAIATHCPKAKTLLIGSAEEYAQQDSPLKECCDREASNPYGISKIAQENFAELYRKKYGMKIICTRSFNHTGVGQRSSFALPSFVQQVAAIEKSGQPGVIKVGNLSAWRDFSDVRDVVHVYRMLLENENKYEVYNVGSGIAHKVGELLDTIIGFASVKIEAVQDPEKMRPVDIPYQCCDNSRIVECGYWNGTKIEETLKWMFDHEIGAKNCN; translated from the coding sequence ATGAATACCGTAGTCATCGGGGCAAAAGGTTTTGTCGGTGGCTACCTGGTAAAGGAACTCGCTTCCGCAGGGCACGAAGTCACCGCCGTAGATATTCCAGAAGTAAACCTCCTGGACCGCGAATGCATCGATGGACGTTTGCAAAACGCCAAGCCCGACTACGTGGTGAATCTCGCCGCCATCAGTTCCGTCGGCGCCTCCTGGAAAGATCCCGCATCGACAATCCAGGTGAACGTCGTCGGCACGATTAACCTGCTTGACGCCATCGCCACGCATTGCCCGAAGGCAAAGACGCTCCTTATCGGATCTGCCGAGGAATACGCCCAGCAAGATTCCCCGCTCAAGGAATGCTGCGACCGCGAGGCGAGCAACCCCTATGGCATCTCGAAAATAGCGCAGGAAAATTTCGCAGAACTCTACCGTAAAAAATACGGGATGAAAATCATCTGCACTCGTTCATTCAACCACACGGGTGTAGGCCAGCGCTCCAGTTTTGCGCTCCCGAGCTTTGTACAGCAGGTGGCCGCAATCGAAAAGAGCGGACAGCCGGGCGTAATCAAAGTCGGAAACCTCAGTGCATGGCGCGATTTTTCGGACGTGCGCGACGTAGTACACGTCTACCGCATGCTTCTTGAAAACGAGAACAAGTACGAAGTCTACAACGTCGGTTCGGGAATTGCCCACAAGGTTGGCGAGCTACTGGATACCATCATCGGATTTGCTTCTGTCAAAATCGAAGCCGTCCAGGATCCCGAAAAGATGCGCCCCGTCGATATTCCCTACCAGTGCTGCGACAACTCTCGCATCGTGGAATGCGGCTACTGGAACGGCACAAAAATCGAAGAAACTCTGAAATGGATGTTCGACCATGAAATCGGCGCCAAAAATTGCAATTGA
- the dnaE gene encoding DNA polymerase III subunit alpha, with amino-acid sequence MAFVHLQVHSEFSVLQSSARLDGILGAAANDNAPAVALTDHGAMFGILEIQTRGKELNKARKEQGLPPVKTIYGCHVYIDSPSASQKDPTSFERLTLLVENEKGYYNLLRIVSYRYEESDRWAEIPSVPLDVVNQHKEGLIAIAGDFFSRYGQNVSSGRESLAREYMDSLDKIFDRDHLYLSVCDNGVPLQGRVNEFNVKLANEMGREVVAVADVHYIKPEDAMAHKVLRCISLKCTLNDFTDARFPTDKFYFRTEEEMRELFGNIPGAIENTVKIAERCNFTVKTGIGDDFWPRFKIPKEFLESDEYTTIKNIMKAEYDAEYPGIRERELKGVIKDKKKKVTETYCAEKGIAPDALTEEDKAEIERLSQPEFFTEDDNKAWDKNVHRWCKPGGDADIYITHLCNERLKWRFPDEDFKFPAHETDVAKRMYKELNCIRNMNVAGYLLIVWDFINWSREHGIPVGPGRGSAAGSLVTYIIGITDIDPLKFDLLFERFLNPERVSMPDIDTDFADRDRGRVIQYVTDKYGYDCVGQIITYGMLKSKAVVTDVARVLGFPPAEAKQITKLFPQRTLNFSLKQAWTGKDKKGNNLEDGYSPEPLQALINSRASYQNLWDIAKKLEDLPRQTGVHACGVVITPTPIYNLAPLYRAAPADTPVVMYDKHYAEDIGLLKMDFLGLINLSIIQDTVNMIKKNRGIDLDMGHIPLDDKLTFDLLGKGMTTTVFQFESPGMQKYLRELKPTRIFDLIAMNALYRPGPIDQIPHFIARKNGKEEIDCYHPDLEQVLGETYGVIVYQEQVMKLAQILGGYTLGGADNIRRIMAKKMPEKMAKLEPEFFQKCLDKGYDRAMIQKVWDAVLPFCGYAFNKSHAAAYAYVAYQTAYLKANYGPEYMAASMTSKMGKTEDIVTIIQECKRINIQVLSPNINTSYGVFTADKEGHVLYGLAGIRNVGLAVVEDVVAERERRGPFKDIFDFCKRVAEYQSTFKEKHPPLNKKVLECLIMAGALDSFPGSRAVLMATVDRAIEVAAKHQEEKSMGQMSLFDMGGASASMENTAEVLEDAEDWSCMEMLNKEREVLGMFLSGHPLDEFRPELKGFTTVSLAYDDLRKKVDSVVAVGGVVMQMRSIETKRGDTIGVGMIRDFHSDVELFFKKDTWENLRDRISEDDRILVKGLLGYKRDKERKMTEELQITVEEVVQLDTVRESMVNFVHVCMDSVMFSDAFLSKMEEGIQQYVADMGEHSCELVCHVETESGYEHAIVLHKYKLHYTQELLNWLRQDLGIMKLWVSPKSRR; translated from the coding sequence ATGGCTTTTGTTCACCTGCAAGTTCATTCCGAATTTTCTGTTTTACAGTCGTCCGCACGTCTTGACGGTATTCTTGGTGCCGCCGCTAACGATAATGCTCCCGCAGTCGCCCTTACGGACCACGGAGCCATGTTCGGCATCTTGGAAATCCAGACCCGCGGCAAGGAATTGAATAAGGCCCGCAAGGAGCAGGGACTCCCGCCGGTAAAGACCATTTACGGCTGCCATGTTTATATTGATTCCCCGAGTGCAAGCCAGAAAGATCCGACGTCATTTGAAAGGTTGACGCTTCTCGTAGAAAACGAGAAGGGCTATTACAACCTCTTGCGCATTGTCAGTTACCGCTACGAGGAAAGCGACCGTTGGGCCGAGATTCCCTCGGTTCCGCTAGATGTCGTGAACCAGCACAAGGAAGGTTTGATTGCCATCGCGGGCGACTTCTTTAGCCGTTATGGCCAGAACGTGTCTTCGGGTCGTGAATCATTGGCCCGCGAGTACATGGATTCCTTGGACAAGATTTTTGATCGGGACCATCTGTACCTGTCTGTATGTGATAACGGCGTGCCGTTGCAGGGGCGCGTGAACGAGTTCAACGTAAAACTCGCAAACGAAATGGGCCGCGAAGTTGTCGCCGTGGCCGATGTTCACTACATCAAGCCCGAAGACGCTATGGCCCATAAGGTGCTCCGTTGCATTTCGCTCAAGTGTACGCTGAACGATTTTACGGATGCCCGCTTCCCGACGGACAAATTCTATTTCCGTACCGAAGAAGAAATGCGTGAGCTGTTCGGGAATATTCCCGGAGCCATCGAGAATACGGTAAAAATTGCGGAACGCTGCAACTTTACCGTAAAGACGGGTATCGGCGATGATTTCTGGCCGCGTTTTAAAATTCCGAAGGAATTCCTGGAGTCCGACGAATACACGACCATCAAGAATATCATGAAGGCGGAATACGATGCCGAATATCCGGGAATCCGCGAACGTGAACTCAAAGGCGTTATCAAGGACAAAAAGAAAAAGGTAACGGAAACATATTGCGCCGAAAAGGGGATTGCACCCGATGCGCTTACCGAAGAAGACAAGGCTGAAATAGAACGCTTGTCACAGCCGGAATTCTTTACCGAAGATGATAACAAGGCTTGGGACAAGAACGTCCACAGGTGGTGCAAGCCGGGTGGCGATGCCGACATTTACATTACACACCTTTGTAATGAACGCCTTAAATGGCGCTTCCCCGACGAAGATTTTAAGTTCCCTGCGCACGAGACGGACGTGGCCAAGCGCATGTACAAGGAACTCAACTGTATCCGTAACATGAACGTAGCGGGCTACCTGCTTATTGTGTGGGACTTTATCAACTGGTCGCGTGAACACGGAATTCCCGTGGGCCCGGGGCGTGGTTCTGCGGCAGGTTCGCTTGTCACTTACATCATCGGTATTACTGACATTGACCCGCTCAAGTTCGACTTGCTTTTCGAACGCTTCTTGAACCCGGAGCGCGTGAGCATGCCTGATATCGATACGGACTTTGCCGACCGTGACCGCGGGCGCGTTATTCAGTACGTGACGGACAAGTACGGTTACGATTGCGTGGGTCAGATTATTACTTACGGTATGCTCAAGTCGAAGGCCGTGGTGACCGACGTGGCGCGCGTGCTCGGGTTCCCGCCGGCAGAGGCGAAACAGATTACCAAACTGTTCCCGCAGCGCACCTTGAACTTCAGCTTGAAGCAGGCCTGGACGGGTAAAGACAAGAAGGGCAACAACCTCGAAGATGGTTATAGCCCGGAACCCCTGCAGGCGCTCATCAACAGCCGCGCCAGTTACCAGAACCTTTGGGACATTGCGAAAAAACTTGAAGATTTGCCGCGACAGACGGGCGTGCATGCGTGCGGCGTGGTGATTACGCCGACCCCGATTTACAACTTGGCTCCGCTATACCGTGCGGCTCCGGCTGATACCCCGGTGGTGATGTACGACAAGCATTACGCTGAAGATATCGGCCTTTTGAAGATGGACTTCCTTGGGCTCATCAACTTGTCCATCATTCAAGACACGGTCAACATGATCAAGAAAAACCGCGGGATTGACCTGGACATGGGCCATATTCCGCTGGACGACAAGTTGACTTTCGACCTTTTGGGCAAGGGAATGACGACTACGGTGTTCCAGTTCGAATCTCCGGGTATGCAGAAGTACCTGCGCGAACTGAAACCGACGCGAATTTTCGACTTAATCGCTATGAACGCCCTGTACCGTCCGGGGCCTATCGACCAGATTCCGCACTTTATTGCCCGCAAGAACGGCAAGGAAGAAATCGACTGTTACCACCCGGATTTGGAACAGGTGCTGGGCGAAACTTACGGCGTTATCGTTTATCAGGAACAGGTGATGAAGCTCGCCCAGATTCTGGGCGGTTACACGCTGGGTGGCGCTGACAATATCCGCCGCATCATGGCGAAGAAGATGCCTGAAAAGATGGCGAAACTCGAGCCGGAGTTCTTCCAGAAGTGCTTGGACAAGGGCTACGACCGCGCCATGATCCAGAAGGTGTGGGATGCCGTGCTCCCGTTCTGCGGATACGCGTTCAACAAGAGCCATGCTGCCGCATACGCTTACGTGGCTTACCAGACGGCTTATTTGAAGGCAAATTACGGCCCGGAATACATGGCCGCCTCCATGACTTCGAAGATGGGCAAGACGGAAGATATCGTCACCATCATCCAGGAATGCAAGCGCATCAATATCCAGGTGCTTTCCCCGAACATCAATACATCTTATGGCGTGTTCACTGCGGACAAGGAAGGCCACGTCCTTTACGGTTTGGCCGGTATTCGCAACGTGGGCCTTGCGGTTGTCGAAGATGTTGTTGCCGAACGTGAACGTCGTGGGCCATTCAAGGATATTTTTGATTTCTGCAAGCGCGTTGCGGAATATCAGAGCACATTCAAGGAAAAGCACCCGCCCCTGAACAAGAAGGTTCTGGAATGCCTTATCATGGCCGGCGCACTCGATTCGTTCCCCGGCAGCCGCGCTGTGCTTATGGCGACAGTCGACAGGGCAATCGAAGTGGCTGCCAAGCACCAAGAAGAAAAGTCGATGGGACAGATGTCCTTGTTCGATATGGGCGGTGCAAGCGCTTCGATGGAGAATACCGCCGAAGTTCTGGAAGATGCCGAAGATTGGAGCTGCATGGAAATGCTCAACAAGGAACGCGAAGTCCTTGGCATGTTCCTTTCTGGCCACCCGCTCGATGAATTCCGCCCCGAACTGAAAGGTTTTACGACGGTATCTCTCGCTTATGACGACTTGAGAAAGAAGGTGGATAGCGTTGTGGCCGTCGGTGGTGTGGTGATGCAGATGCGCTCTATAGAAACTAAGCGCGGCGATACGATTGGCGTGGGCATGATCCGCGATTTTCATAGCGATGTAGAACTCTTCTTCAAGAAGGATACTTGGGAAAATTTGCGCGACCGCATTTCCGAAGATGACCGCATTCTGGTGAAGGGTCTTCTCGGTTACAAGCGCGACAAGGAGCGCAAGATGACCGAGGAACTCCAGATTACGGTCGAAGAAGTGGTGCAGCTCGATACCGTACGCGAATCTATGGTGAACTTCGTTCATGTGTGCATGGATTCCGTGATGTTCTCGGATGCGTTCCTTTCGAAGATGGAAGAGGGCATTCAGCAGTATGTCGCCGACATGGGCGAACATTCTTGCGAACTTGTCTGTCATGTGGAAACGGAATCCGGATACGAGCATGCCATTGTGCTCCACAAGTACAAGCTGCATTATACGCAGGAACTGCTCAACTGGCTGCGTCAGGATTTGGGCATCATGAAGTTGTGGGTGTCTCCGAAATCGAGACGCTAA